Proteins found in one Microbacterium sp. LWS13-1.2 genomic segment:
- a CDS encoding copper homeostasis protein CutC, whose product MSARRPVEIAVQDPAGARAAIGAGATRLELCQALDVGGITPSLAVLEGVLATVDPSTVNVLVRPRGGGFVYSAEEVALVSADIRACVERGAGGVVVGALTPAGRLDVDTVRRWRDAAGPATLVFHRAVDASADPAAVFDALVAEGVDRVLTSGGATRSIDGIDALAAFSARSGGVEVMAGGGVRPADIPALFAAGVDAVHLSARSRAGRDAPSGPGGGADGHDVTDAGIVAEAVAAAG is encoded by the coding sequence ATGTCAGCACGTCGTCCTGTCGAGATCGCCGTCCAAGACCCGGCAGGCGCTCGTGCCGCCATCGGGGCGGGGGCCACAAGGCTCGAACTGTGCCAGGCGCTGGACGTCGGCGGGATCACGCCGTCGCTCGCGGTCCTCGAGGGTGTGCTGGCCACCGTCGACCCCTCGACGGTGAACGTCCTGGTGCGCCCGCGCGGCGGCGGGTTCGTGTACAGCGCCGAGGAGGTCGCGCTGGTGTCGGCCGACATCCGTGCCTGCGTCGAGCGGGGTGCCGGCGGAGTGGTCGTCGGTGCGCTGACGCCGGCGGGCCGCCTCGATGTCGACACCGTGCGGAGATGGCGGGATGCCGCGGGGCCCGCGACGCTGGTGTTCCATCGGGCGGTCGATGCCTCGGCCGACCCCGCCGCCGTCTTCGACGCCCTCGTCGCGGAAGGCGTCGACCGCGTGCTGACCTCGGGTGGCGCGACCCGGTCGATCGACGGCATCGACGCGCTGGCCGCCTTCTCGGCGCGATCCGGCGGCGTCGAGGTGATGGCGGGCGGCGGAGTGCGGCCGGCCGACATCCCCGCTCTCTTCGCCGCAGGCGTGGACGCCGTGCATCTGTCCGCCCGCTCGCGGGCAGGCCGCGACGCGCCGTCCGGGCCCGGCGGCGGCGCGGACGGACACGATGTGACAGACGCCGGCATCGTCGCGGAGGCCGTCGCCGCCGCGGGCTGA
- a CDS encoding peptidoglycan-binding protein — protein MNVEPWSTVGPGSSAAIVPGIQYLLRAHGHAVAVDGAYGPATAAAVSAFQTAQGVPSDGIVGPITWPRLVIAVHQGSTGDAVRAVQQFGLARSPGEDPLVIDGDFGPITKERVEFFQESWGLSLDGVAGRETWSFFSTFVPGERPWALVKQGSSQATNWRVLAAQHLLRAHGATIAADGAFGPLSGQAVQAFQQTLRAVEISTTLGQLDWPSLIITVKQGDGRAGSKGEAVRAVQTLLAGVTVDGDFGPQTDAAVRQFQQVFLPPADGIVGPETWHTLMLRLFD, from the coding sequence ATGAACGTCGAACCGTGGAGCACCGTCGGACCGGGATCGTCCGCCGCGATCGTTCCGGGCATCCAGTACCTGCTGCGCGCACACGGCCACGCCGTGGCCGTGGACGGAGCGTACGGGCCCGCGACCGCAGCGGCGGTCAGCGCATTCCAGACCGCGCAGGGTGTGCCGTCGGACGGCATCGTCGGGCCCATCACGTGGCCCCGGCTCGTCATCGCCGTGCACCAGGGATCGACGGGCGACGCCGTGCGCGCCGTCCAGCAGTTCGGGCTCGCGCGCTCGCCGGGGGAGGACCCGCTCGTCATCGACGGGGACTTCGGCCCGATCACGAAGGAGCGCGTCGAGTTCTTCCAGGAGTCGTGGGGGCTCTCGCTCGACGGCGTGGCCGGCCGCGAGACATGGTCGTTCTTCAGCACGTTCGTGCCGGGGGAGCGCCCGTGGGCGCTCGTGAAGCAGGGATCGTCGCAGGCGACGAACTGGCGCGTGCTCGCGGCGCAGCACCTCCTGCGCGCGCACGGCGCGACGATCGCCGCAGACGGCGCGTTCGGTCCGCTGAGCGGCCAGGCCGTCCAGGCGTTCCAGCAGACCCTGCGGGCCGTCGAGATCTCGACCACACTCGGCCAGCTCGATTGGCCGAGCCTCATTATCACCGTGAAGCAGGGCGACGGCCGTGCGGGGTCCAAGGGTGAGGCGGTGCGCGCGGTCCAGACTCTGCTGGCCGGCGTGACCGTCGACGGCGACTTCGGCCCGCAGACCGACGCGGCCGTACGCCAGTTCCAGCAGGTCTTCCTGCCGCCGGCGGACGGCATCGTCGGCCCGGAGACCTGGCACACGCTGATGCTGCGCCTGTTCGACTGA
- a CDS encoding DNA polymerase III subunit gamma/tau, translated as MTTGRDDDALSWDGDDDPTLDLGDSAGSDPAPEAPARSSVPELPRGYTAVGKSSEAVGAAGTPDAASVEEETPAGGDTVAEPRSLGNGALVALGVLGGVYALYAIGWIVGGLRLQGWRPFLVTDLMYQGSLWLAVLAPVLWFATVVLLTRTGRTWVRFAWLGAGAVLLVPWPFVLIGAVGQ; from the coding sequence GTGACGACCGGACGCGACGACGATGCCCTCTCCTGGGACGGCGACGACGATCCCACGCTCGACCTCGGTGATTCCGCCGGGTCGGATCCTGCACCCGAGGCGCCCGCGCGATCCTCGGTGCCCGAGCTTCCGCGCGGCTACACCGCGGTCGGCAAGAGCAGCGAGGCCGTCGGCGCCGCGGGGACCCCGGATGCGGCATCCGTTGAAGAAGAGACGCCGGCCGGCGGCGACACCGTGGCCGAGCCGCGATCGCTGGGCAACGGCGCGCTCGTCGCCCTCGGCGTGCTGGGCGGCGTGTACGCGCTCTACGCGATCGGCTGGATCGTCGGTGGCCTGCGACTGCAGGGATGGCGACCGTTTCTGGTCACAGATCTGATGTACCAAGGCAGCCTCTGGCTCGCCGTGCTCGCGCCGGTGCTGTGGTTCGCGACGGTGGTCCTGCTCACCCGCACGGGGCGCACGTGGGTGCGTTTCGCGTGGCTCGGAGCAGGCGCGGTCCTGCTCGTGCCGTGGCCATTCGTGCTGATCGGGGCGGTGGGGCAATGA
- a CDS encoding bacitracin resistance protein, with protein MTGQNTDAAARRTRRAPLWLVVAISALAGLFYAYAVWNAIGNLVETIGFYGDAGMSLNALGWFVWIFAAVFPIVVWGGAFVLGHRRPAHELLLVMVTGLALVSVFWLNVIAYTVGYSASLVG; from the coding sequence ATGACCGGCCAGAACACGGATGCCGCAGCACGTCGCACTCGAAGGGCGCCGCTGTGGCTGGTGGTGGCGATATCGGCGCTCGCGGGGCTGTTCTACGCCTACGCAGTGTGGAACGCGATCGGGAACCTGGTCGAGACGATCGGCTTCTACGGCGATGCGGGCATGTCGCTCAATGCTCTCGGCTGGTTCGTGTGGATCTTCGCTGCGGTGTTCCCCATCGTCGTGTGGGGCGGCGCGTTCGTGCTCGGCCACCGCCGCCCCGCGCATGAACTGCTGCTCGTCATGGTGACCGGCCTTGCGCTCGTCTCCGTGTTCTGGCTCAACGTCATCGCGTACACCGTCGGCTACAGCGCCTCGCTGGTCGGCTGA
- the serA gene encoding phosphoglycerate dehydrogenase: MPKPVVLIAEELSPATIDALGPDFDVRHVDGTDRPALLSALADAHAVLIRSATKVDAEAIAAAPVLKVVARAGVGLDNVDIKTATTAGVMVVNAPTSNIISAAELTVGHILSLARRIPAAHASLAGGAWKRSSYTGTEIFEKTVGIIGLGRIGALIAARLQAFGVSVVAYDPYVTPTRAQQLGVQLLDLDELLAQSDFVTIHMPKTPETTGMIGAEQFRLMKKTAFVVNVARGGLIDEEALYTALNEGEIAGAGLDVFTSEPPAPEGTAFPLLSLPNVVVTPHLGASTDEAQEKAGVSVAKSVKLALEGDLVPDAVNVAGGIIDPFVRPGISLVEQLGQFFTGLAHSALTSLDIEVRGELAAYDVSVYRLAALKGILANVVSENVSYVNAPLFAEQRGIETRLIVEAESPLYRNITILRGTLADGSVLTVAGTLAGTRMVPKVVGINGYEIEVPIERHHLVMRYADRPGIVAIYGQKLGSAGINIAGLQVAQADASGRALSVLTVDSPVPEDLLDEMREAVGADLFRRIEVTED; the protein is encoded by the coding sequence GTGCCGAAGCCTGTCGTCCTCATCGCCGAAGAACTGTCTCCCGCCACGATCGACGCCCTGGGGCCCGACTTCGACGTGCGTCACGTCGACGGCACCGACCGCCCCGCGCTGCTGTCGGCCCTTGCCGATGCGCACGCGGTGCTCATCCGCTCGGCGACCAAGGTGGATGCCGAGGCGATCGCCGCGGCTCCCGTGCTGAAGGTCGTCGCCCGCGCGGGCGTCGGCCTCGACAACGTCGACATCAAGACGGCCACGACGGCCGGCGTCATGGTCGTGAACGCACCGACCTCCAACATCATCTCGGCTGCCGAGCTCACCGTCGGGCACATCCTCAGCCTCGCCCGCCGCATCCCGGCCGCTCACGCGTCGCTCGCCGGCGGCGCCTGGAAGCGCAGCTCGTACACCGGCACCGAGATCTTCGAGAAGACCGTCGGCATCATCGGCCTCGGCCGCATCGGCGCCCTCATCGCCGCGCGACTGCAGGCGTTCGGGGTGTCGGTCGTCGCGTACGACCCCTACGTCACGCCGACGCGCGCCCAGCAGCTCGGTGTGCAGCTGCTCGACCTCGACGAGCTGCTCGCGCAGAGCGACTTCGTCACGATCCACATGCCGAAGACTCCCGAGACGACCGGCATGATCGGCGCCGAGCAGTTCCGCCTGATGAAGAAGACGGCGTTCGTCGTCAACGTCGCGCGCGGCGGCCTCATCGACGAAGAGGCGCTGTACACAGCTCTGAACGAGGGTGAGATCGCCGGAGCCGGCCTTGACGTGTTCACGAGCGAGCCGCCCGCGCCGGAGGGCACCGCGTTCCCGCTGCTGAGCCTGCCCAACGTCGTCGTCACGCCGCACCTCGGCGCCTCGACCGACGAGGCGCAGGAGAAGGCGGGCGTCTCGGTCGCGAAGTCCGTCAAGCTCGCGCTCGAGGGCGACCTCGTGCCCGATGCGGTGAACGTCGCGGGCGGCATCATCGACCCCTTCGTGCGTCCCGGCATCTCGCTGGTCGAGCAGCTCGGACAGTTCTTCACCGGGCTGGCGCACAGTGCCCTCACGAGCCTCGACATCGAGGTGCGCGGCGAGCTCGCGGCCTACGACGTCAGCGTCTACCGGCTGGCAGCCCTCAAGGGCATCCTCGCCAACGTCGTCAGCGAGAACGTCTCGTACGTGAACGCGCCGCTGTTCGCCGAGCAGCGCGGCATCGAGACCCGGCTGATCGTCGAGGCCGAGAGCCCGCTCTACCGCAACATCACGATCCTGCGCGGTACGCTCGCCGACGGCTCCGTGCTCACGGTCGCCGGCACGCTCGCCGGCACGCGCATGGTGCCCAAGGTCGTCGGCATCAACGGCTACGAGATCGAGGTGCCCATCGAGCGCCATCACCTCGTCATGCGCTACGCCGACCGTCCCGGCATCGTCGCGATCTACGGCCAGAAGCTCGGCAGCGCGGGGATCAACATCGCCGGGCTCCAGGTGGCGCAGGCCGACGCGAGCGGACGCGCCCTGTCGGTGCTCACGGTGGACTCGCCGGTGCCCGAGGACCTCCTCGACGAGATGCGCGAAGCGGTGGGCGCCGACCTGTTCCGCCGCATCGAGGTCACCGAGGACTGA
- a CDS encoding DUF2867 domain-containing protein, whose protein sequence is MPASGGSPVFRSLAFEGLTRFDYGDVILASQPPRSTDDPRVWAETLFAPSSAPVWVKAAMGVRMALAPLLGLEAAPRGVFEVRTVVGEEALIEYADKHLTFRCGVGVDAEAAVVRVTTVVTFNDWRGRVYFTPVSLAHPLVVHAMLRRARRALARQG, encoded by the coding sequence GTGCCCGCGTCCGGCGGGAGTCCGGTCTTCCGCAGCCTGGCCTTCGAAGGGCTGACGCGGTTCGACTACGGCGACGTGATCCTGGCATCCCAGCCGCCGCGCAGCACCGACGACCCGCGCGTGTGGGCCGAGACCCTGTTCGCTCCGTCGTCAGCGCCCGTTTGGGTGAAGGCGGCGATGGGTGTGCGCATGGCGCTCGCCCCGCTTCTCGGGCTGGAGGCCGCGCCGCGCGGAGTGTTCGAGGTTCGGACGGTGGTGGGCGAAGAGGCGCTCATCGAGTACGCCGACAAGCACCTCACCTTCCGCTGCGGTGTCGGGGTGGATGCCGAGGCCGCCGTCGTGCGCGTGACCACCGTGGTGACGTTCAACGACTGGCGCGGCCGGGTGTACTTCACCCCGGTGTCGCTCGCGCACCCGCTCGTGGTGCACGCCATGCTCCGTCGCGCGCGGCGCGCCCTCGCCCGGCAGGGCTGA
- a CDS encoding TetR/AcrR family transcriptional regulator, giving the protein MSRPPLAREKVLDAFEQILIEEGERAATMDATAKAAGVSKGGLLYHFGTKESLESAIIDRLRTLVAEDVAVMAAAPEGPIAYFLRTSVMANDPIDRAILATSRLAQGGDPVASDALRDVREQWGAALRPHTKDEVALDLVMLVSDGLYFNNALSGGSIPGPVPRGPALDALIALVEGASRI; this is encoded by the coding sequence ATGAGCCGCCCTCCCCTCGCCCGCGAGAAGGTGCTCGACGCCTTCGAGCAGATCCTCATCGAGGAGGGCGAGCGCGCCGCGACCATGGACGCCACCGCGAAGGCGGCGGGCGTGTCGAAGGGCGGTCTGCTCTACCACTTCGGCACGAAGGAGTCGCTCGAGTCGGCGATCATCGACCGCCTGCGGACGCTCGTCGCCGAGGATGTGGCCGTGATGGCCGCCGCTCCGGAGGGTCCGATCGCGTACTTCCTGCGCACATCGGTCATGGCCAACGATCCGATCGACCGCGCGATCCTGGCCACGTCGCGGCTCGCGCAGGGCGGTGATCCGGTCGCCAGCGACGCACTGCGAGACGTCCGCGAGCAATGGGGCGCCGCGCTGCGCCCGCACACGAAGGACGAGGTCGCCCTCGACCTGGTGATGCTCGTCAGCGACGGGCTCTACTTCAACAACGCCCTGTCGGGCGGCTCGATCCCGGGGCCTGTCCCCCGCGGTCCCGCGCTCGATGCTCTCATCGCCCTGGTGGAGGGCGCCAGCCGGATCTGA
- a CDS encoding MFS transporter, whose protein sequence is MTLTQELSLADAQGRKVGWRGWAALVVLMLPVLLVSVDNTVLSFALPSIALELGPSSAQQLWIIDAYPLVLAGLLVTMGTLGDRFGRRRMLLIGATGFAAVSVLAAFAPSAAWLIAARAGMGVFGAMLMPSTLSLLRSIFTDRDQRRLAIAVWAAMFSAGAALGPIVGGLLLEHFSWGSVFLLSVPVLVPLLVLAPLLVPESRDPKPGRIDPLSIALSMATMIPIVYGIKELAVHGLAVAAWLPMLAGLGFGVLFVRRQLRARTPMLDMRLFRRGSFSGALMVNLLSVIALVGFLFFVAQHLQLIVGLSPMQAGLALVPGLAMMIVAGLVVVPISKKWPARIVVPVALIFSVAGYVTVAFATGPESIAALVAAFVSLGIGIGAAETVSNELVLSSAPPAKAGAASAVSETAYELGAVLGTTVLGGILTALYRTNLVVPAGVPDAAAEAASETLAGAVHAAGEIGGSTGEALFEAAATAFDAGVTVTALIGAILVVIAGVIAATTLGGSRQKS, encoded by the coding sequence ATGACTCTCACACAAGAACTCTCGCTCGCCGACGCCCAGGGACGGAAGGTCGGCTGGCGCGGCTGGGCGGCGCTCGTCGTGCTCATGCTGCCGGTGCTGCTCGTCTCGGTCGACAACACCGTGCTGAGCTTCGCACTCCCGTCGATCGCACTCGAGCTGGGGCCGTCGAGCGCCCAGCAGCTGTGGATCATCGACGCCTATCCGCTCGTGCTCGCGGGGTTGCTGGTCACGATGGGGACGCTGGGCGACCGGTTCGGCCGGCGACGGATGCTGCTCATCGGCGCGACCGGCTTCGCCGCGGTGTCGGTGCTCGCCGCCTTCGCCCCGAGCGCCGCCTGGCTCATCGCTGCGCGCGCCGGGATGGGCGTGTTCGGCGCGATGCTGATGCCCTCGACGCTGTCGCTGCTGCGCAGCATCTTCACCGACCGCGATCAGCGCCGCCTTGCGATCGCGGTGTGGGCGGCCATGTTCTCCGCCGGCGCGGCACTCGGCCCGATCGTGGGTGGACTCCTGCTCGAGCACTTCTCGTGGGGCTCGGTGTTCCTGCTGTCGGTGCCCGTGCTCGTCCCGCTGCTCGTGCTGGCGCCGCTGCTCGTGCCCGAGAGCCGCGATCCGAAGCCCGGCCGCATCGACCCGCTGAGCATCGCGCTCTCGATGGCGACGATGATCCCGATCGTCTACGGGATCAAGGAGCTCGCCGTGCACGGGCTCGCCGTCGCCGCCTGGCTGCCGATGCTCGCCGGACTCGGGTTCGGCGTGCTGTTCGTGCGGCGCCAGCTGCGGGCGCGCACACCGATGCTCGACATGCGCCTGTTCCGCCGGGGGAGCTTCAGCGGCGCGCTGATGGTCAACCTCCTCAGCGTCATCGCGCTCGTCGGGTTCCTCTTCTTCGTGGCGCAGCACCTGCAGCTCATCGTCGGGCTCTCGCCCATGCAGGCGGGCCTCGCGCTCGTTCCGGGTCTCGCGATGATGATCGTCGCGGGTCTCGTGGTCGTGCCGATCTCCAAGAAGTGGCCCGCTCGCATCGTCGTCCCTGTGGCGCTGATCTTCTCCGTGGCGGGCTACGTGACCGTGGCCTTCGCGACCGGACCCGAGAGCATCGCAGCGCTGGTGGCGGCCTTCGTCTCGCTCGGCATCGGCATCGGCGCGGCGGAGACGGTCTCGAACGAGCTGGTCCTCTCGAGCGCTCCGCCGGCCAAGGCGGGAGCTGCGAGCGCGGTCTCCGAGACCGCCTATGAACTGGGTGCCGTGCTGGGCACGACCGTGCTGGGCGGCATCCTCACGGCGCTCTACCGCACGAACCTCGTCGTGCCCGCGGGGGTTCCGGATGCCGCGGCCGAGGCTGCGTCCGAGACCCTCGCCGGTGCGGTGCACGCGGCCGGAGAGATCGGCGGCAGCACCGGCGAGGCGCTCTTCGAGGCGGCGGCGACGGCGTTCGACGCCGGGGTCACGGTCACCGCGCTGATCGGCGCCATCCTGGTCGTCATCGCGGGGGTCATCGCGGCCACTACCCTGGGAGGGTCCCGCCAGAAGTCGTAG
- a CDS encoding 3-isopropylmalate dehydrogenase, producing MSRVVKLAVIPGDGIGPEVIAEAEKVLDAAAAGSGIRFEKTRFSLGAARFLDTGDTLTGEDLAAIKDHDAILLGAVGGVPGDPRLKNANIERGMLLKLRFELDHYVNLRPSKLYPGVPGPLAAPGDVDFVVVREGTEGPYVGNGGSIRTGTPHEVANETSVNTAFGVERVVRYAFDLAERRRRKLTLVHKTNVLVHAGGIWKRLVDEVALEHPDVTVDYVHVDAATIYLVTNPSRFDVIVTDNLFGDILTDLAGAVTGGIGLAASGNINPDGAFPSMFEPVHGSAPDIAGQQKADPTAAILSVSLLLDHLGLQDEARRVTTAVEEDLAARGSDAGATRTTTEIGDAIVARLQA from the coding sequence ATGTCGCGCGTCGTGAAGCTGGCCGTCATCCCGGGTGACGGCATCGGTCCGGAGGTCATCGCGGAGGCGGAGAAGGTGCTGGATGCCGCGGCCGCGGGCAGCGGCATCCGCTTCGAGAAGACGCGCTTCTCGCTGGGCGCCGCCCGCTTCCTCGACACCGGCGACACGCTGACCGGCGAGGACCTCGCCGCGATCAAGGACCACGACGCGATCCTGCTCGGCGCGGTCGGGGGAGTTCCCGGCGATCCTCGCCTCAAGAACGCCAACATCGAGCGCGGAATGCTGCTGAAGCTGCGGTTCGAGCTCGACCACTACGTCAACCTGCGGCCGTCGAAGCTGTACCCGGGTGTGCCCGGGCCGCTCGCCGCGCCGGGCGACGTCGACTTCGTCGTCGTCCGCGAAGGCACCGAGGGGCCGTACGTCGGCAACGGCGGGTCGATCCGCACCGGCACGCCGCACGAGGTTGCCAACGAGACCTCGGTCAACACCGCGTTCGGGGTCGAACGGGTCGTGCGCTACGCGTTCGATCTGGCCGAGCGCCGCCGCCGCAAGCTCACCCTCGTGCACAAGACGAACGTCCTCGTCCACGCCGGTGGCATCTGGAAGCGCCTCGTCGACGAGGTCGCGCTCGAGCATCCGGACGTGACCGTAGACTATGTGCACGTCGACGCGGCCACCATCTACCTGGTCACGAACCCGAGCCGCTTCGACGTGATCGTCACCGACAACCTCTTCGGCGACATCCTCACCGACTTGGCCGGCGCCGTCACCGGTGGCATCGGCCTCGCAGCCTCGGGGAACATCAATCCCGATGGCGCGTTCCCCTCGATGTTCGAGCCCGTGCACGGATCGGCGCCCGACATCGCAGGCCAGCAGAAGGCCGATCCCACGGCCGCGATCCTCTCGGTCTCACTGCTGCTCGATCATCTCGGGCTCCAGGACGAGGCCCGCCGCGTCACGACCGCGGTCGAGGAGGATCTTGCCGCACGCGGTTCCGACGCGGGCGCGACCCGCACGACGACAGAGATCGGCGACGCGATCGTCGCCCGACTCCAGGCGTAA
- a CDS encoding branched-chain amino acid aminotransferase, producing the protein MTIDLPLQAPSAAGPVWNVTRNTEATPDAEREAILADPGFGQHFTDHMVDICWSEKGGWHRPRVQPYGPIPLDPAAAVLHYSQEIFEGLKAYRHADGSIWTFRPDRNAARLQRSAQRLALPELPTEYFLESLRELIAVDSAWVPTAPETSLYLRPFMFAKEAFLGVRAAKKVGYYLIASPAAAYFAGGVQPVNIALSTRYARAGKGGTGAAKTGGNYASSLLPQAEAYEKGCQQVLFLDDGYIEELGGMNLVLVTDDGRLITPESDSILQGITLASVLQLAQDRGLVVEQRKVSIDEWREGAASGSIVGAFACGTAAVIVPIGKLVADDYEIVHDGDAASELALSLREELTGIQYGRVADLHGWLTRLDG; encoded by the coding sequence ATGACCATCGACCTTCCCCTCCAGGCGCCCTCGGCCGCAGGCCCCGTCTGGAACGTCACGCGGAACACCGAGGCGACGCCGGATGCCGAGCGCGAGGCGATCCTCGCCGATCCGGGCTTCGGACAGCACTTCACCGACCACATGGTCGACATCTGCTGGTCCGAGAAGGGCGGATGGCACCGGCCGCGCGTGCAGCCCTACGGCCCGATCCCGCTCGACCCTGCTGCGGCCGTGCTGCACTACTCGCAGGAGATCTTCGAGGGCCTCAAGGCCTACCGTCACGCCGACGGGTCGATCTGGACCTTCCGCCCGGACCGGAACGCGGCCCGCCTGCAGCGCTCGGCGCAGCGACTGGCGCTTCCGGAGCTGCCGACCGAGTACTTCCTCGAGTCGCTGCGCGAGCTCATCGCCGTCGACAGCGCGTGGGTTCCGACGGCGCCCGAGACGAGCCTGTACCTGCGCCCCTTCATGTTCGCGAAAGAGGCGTTCCTGGGCGTCCGTGCGGCGAAGAAGGTCGGGTACTACCTCATCGCCAGCCCCGCGGCCGCCTACTTCGCCGGCGGCGTGCAGCCGGTCAACATCGCGCTGTCGACCCGCTACGCCCGCGCCGGCAAGGGCGGCACGGGCGCGGCGAAGACCGGCGGGAACTACGCGTCCAGCCTGCTGCCGCAGGCGGAGGCCTACGAGAAGGGCTGCCAGCAGGTGCTCTTCCTCGACGACGGCTACATCGAGGAGCTCGGGGGCATGAACCTCGTCCTCGTGACGGACGACGGCCGCCTCATCACTCCCGAGTCCGACTCGATCCTCCAGGGCATCACGCTCGCGTCGGTGCTGCAGCTCGCGCAGGACCGCGGACTCGTCGTCGAGCAGCGCAAGGTCTCGATCGACGAGTGGCGCGAGGGTGCGGCATCTGGCTCCATCGTGGGCGCGTTCGCGTGCGGCACGGCGGCGGTCATCGTGCCGATCGGCAAGCTCGTCGCCGACGACTACGAGATCGTCCACGACGGCGACGCGGCGTCCGAGCTGGCCCTGTCGCTCCGCGAGGAGCTCACCGGCATCCAGTACGGGCGCGTGGCCGATCTCCACGGGTGGCTGACGCGCCTCGACGGCTGA
- a CDS encoding fumarylacetoacetate hydrolase family protein, translated as MRIARFSHNDAIKFGIVDEGELVVLAGDPMFAGYDTTGERVPLADVALLAPVIPRSKLVCVGRNYRDHAAELGNDVPTAPMLFFKPNTTVIGPGDAVVLPKGSDFISFEGELAAVIGRIAKNVPAANALDYVFGYTIANDLTARDWQKSDGQWARAKGFDTSCPLGPAIETEFDVDGPAEITTRLNGEVRQQGPISDMIFSLADVIAYASAAFTLLPGDVILTGTPAGVGQIVAGDTVEVEITGLGILRNTARDA; from the coding sequence GTGAGGATCGCGCGCTTCAGCCACAATGACGCCATCAAGTTCGGGATCGTCGACGAGGGGGAACTCGTCGTCCTCGCCGGCGACCCGATGTTCGCCGGGTACGACACGACGGGGGAGCGCGTGCCGCTCGCCGACGTCGCGCTGCTGGCGCCGGTCATCCCCCGCTCGAAGCTCGTCTGCGTCGGCCGCAACTACCGCGACCATGCCGCGGAGCTCGGCAACGACGTCCCCACCGCGCCGATGCTGTTCTTCAAGCCCAACACCACGGTGATCGGTCCGGGCGACGCCGTCGTGCTGCCGAAGGGCTCGGACTTCATCAGCTTCGAGGGCGAGCTCGCCGCTGTCATCGGTCGGATCGCGAAGAACGTGCCGGCCGCGAACGCTCTCGACTACGTCTTCGGCTACACCATCGCCAACGACCTCACCGCCCGCGACTGGCAGAAGTCCGACGGGCAGTGGGCTCGCGCCAAGGGGTTCGACACGTCCTGCCCGCTCGGCCCCGCCATCGAGACGGAGTTCGACGTCGACGGCCCGGCGGAGATCACGACGCGCCTGAACGGCGAGGTCCGGCAGCAGGGCCCGATCAGCGACATGATCTTCTCGCTCGCCGATGTGATCGCGTACGCCTCCGCGGCGTTCACGCTTCTGCCGGGGGACGTGATCCTCACCGGAACCCCGGCGGGCGTCGGCCAGATCGTCGCGGGCGACACCGTCGAGGTCGAGATCACCGGTCTCGGCATCCTGCGCAACACGGCTCGTGACGCCTGA